The Candidatus Saccharimonadales bacterium genome contains the following window.
TCGCTTATCTCGCCGGTTGGGTAAACATGAATAAAGTCCGTCAATACATACCAGGTATTCGGTAAAAAGAACAGCCAAGCGAGGCTCAAAAGAACATTCTGCCAAGATAGCCAGCGCCTGATTCTTAGCTGCTCGCACAAAATCCAGCCGAACCCTAGACCAACCCAAGCCAGAGCCAAGTTCTCGGGTATAAACCAATAGCGTGTAGTGCCGGTGACCGCGGCACGGTAGCAAAGCAGGCCAATACATAGCAGGCTGAGCAGCCCCATTGACGCTATATAATGCTTAATTGCCTCACTTCTTAAGCTCATAGGCTAATTATACTAAACGCGCGCCTTTAAGCACTGAATTGGACCAGCCAATTGGGACTGTCCAAAAAGTGTTCTATGCGGAATTGAAACTCTTTGAGTGCCTGCTCGCGGGCGGCATCATCCATACCAAGCACATTCATAGCAGCGAACGGCTCATGAACGTTAAAACCACAAAAAGCCAACGTGCCGTAGTTTATAGGGTGCAAGAACTGGTTAATACTGGCTTTGTGCTCGCTGGTAGACTGATAATATTCCGCCGGATGCCCAACGCTCACAACCAACATTGCCTGCTTGCCGCGCAACAAACCTTTTTCATAAAATTGGCCACCGTCCCAGGCAAAGCCCATGGCCAATACCCGATCAAACCAGCCTTTCAAGATAGCCGGCACCGAATGCCACCATAGCGGTGCCACGAAAATTACAAAATCAGCAACTTGAACCTTATTAATCTCGGCGCTAATATCCGGCGCAAAGGCATTGCCGAGGCCGGCGGCGTGTTTTTGTTCGAGCATATAGTTAAAATGCCCTCCGCTGGTAGTTACAAAATCCCATTTTTGCGCGGAGGGGTTAAACCCAGAGCCATACAGATCGCTAATGGTAACGGTGTGGCCCTGACGGGCCAAGACTTCGGTAGCCAAGTTCTTCATGGCCGCCGTGAAGCTGCTTGGCTCGTTATGCGCATAAACGATTAATATATTCACTCCACCCCCTAATATTCTTACGCTTATTTTAGCTTAAATGCGTAGGGCTCCCAAGCATTGAAAATAAAGCTTGGGATAAAAGCCAGGCTGTACAAAAACTAAGCGAAAGAGCCAACTGGCCGCACCATTTGGTCGCTCATCCTAAAAATCATCTGGCTGATTCGCCAAGTACCGTTAGAGCCTTTGACCAAAATGTAATCAATAGTGCCGCGAACGGTCCAAACATAGCGATCGCCGTGATCGGCTACGTAGTGCATGTTCTCTACCTGAGTCGTAACTTTAGCGCGGCGTGAGTTAAGCATGCGAACAGCCAGTTTTTTGATGAAGTGCCGGGTGGCGTAAAAGTAACTGCCGATCTCTCGGCGCCAGCCATCCACCAGCCTGTGCTTAGGGATTATCGCCGGCATCTCGCCGGTCATGGCCTTGTTATCGATGAATGGATTTTTAACAAAAAACTCTTCTAGTTGCCGCCACTGCTTCATGTCCTGAAGCATAGCAACGCTCTGCACAATATCTTTTATTTGCTCTTTGTCGCTCATTTAATGCCCCCTTTTGTTTGCTACCTTCGTTAATGCTAACGAGTAACACTGAAAATAAGCTAAATGCTATTTTGGTAGCGGTTAAAATTTTAACTGCTACTGCTTATTATTTTATCACCAGCAAAAATCACTTGCCTCTCCCACCGCTTGGCTTGAGGATAAGCCAAGCGGAAGAGCAGCGATAATAAAAACCTTGCTGAAATTGTGCTACTCGTTCGCGCAATTTCCGAGCAAGGCTAGGATTAGATTGATGCGTGGCGGAAGGGGCGGGATACCTAAAGTCGCTAGCGCTCCTGGGATAATTTCGTCGCGTGCTCGAAATAAATTCCTGCGCGCGCTCCTCATTACCGAACCCTGGCTCAAATCCTGCGCTTTCAACTAGAAAGCTAAAGCCGGCCTAGTGAAAGACCGGCTTTACCTTCCTGGCGGAAGGGGCGGGATTCGAACCCGCGATACGCTTTGGGCGCATACACGCTTTCCAAGCGTGCTCCTTCAACCACTCGGACACCCTTCCGTACCGAAATATTTTACCAGAGATTAATCTAGATTTTTTTACAACTTTTTCTTTTTGTATAGGAAGTTATCCCCAGCGTACACTTTAAAGAGACTTGGAAGTTAGCCTGCCAGTCGATCGGGAGAAATCCGCAAGTAGGGTGCGGCTTATTCTTCAGACTAAATTTTTAAAGGATTTAAATGGCCCTTATAGAACTACGTGACGTATCGAAAGTTTACGGCTTCGGCGATGCTACTACTCTGGCGCTCGACGAGGTGAGTTTAAGAGTGGAAAAGGGCGAATTCGTGGCCATCATGGGCCCATCCGGCAGCGGCAAAACGACCTTAATGAACATTATAGGAGTGCTCGACCGGCCCAGCCACGGCGAGTACTTGCTCGACGGCCGCCATGTTGCCCGTTTTAGGCCTAATCAAAGCGCTAAGTTGCGCCGCGATAAAATCGGTTTTGTGTTCCAATCATATAATTTACTGCCACGCCTCAACGTGCTCGAAAACGTAGCCCTACCCTTGGCCTACAAAGGCATGACGCCTATGCGCAGGGCTCGTCGGGCTAGCGACATCTTAGAACTAGTCGGTCTACGCGACCGCGAGTATTATATGCCCCGCCAGCTGTCCGGCGGCCAGGCTCAGCGGGTAGCAATTGCCCGGGCACTTATTAATAATCCGAGTTTGCTGATCGCCGACGAACCAACCGGCAACCTAGACAGCCAAGACAGCCGCGTTATTATGGAACTTCTCTCGGATCTTCATCGCCAGGGTAATACTATTTTGATGGTTACCCATAACCCCGAACTAACCCGCTACGCTCAGCGCGTGCTCTATATGCGCGACGGCGGTGTTGTCGAAGATGAACAAACAGCCATTGGTCAAATGGCCCGCGGTGCCCGCAAGACTTTCTTTGAAAAGAAAACTTTGAGTGATGATGAGATTGCCGCCGGTGTTTCAGCCATAATGCACGCCCTGCCAGACAAAGCCAAGCCCGCCAAAAAACGCCGCGCCAAGCCAAGAAAAACTACGCGCAAACGCGTGACCAAAAAGGTAGCGCGCTAATGTTCAGCGGCAATTACAAGATGGCGGCGACCTATTTGCGCCAAACCAAATGGCGCTCATTGCTCACCATGCTAGGTATTATCGTCGGCGTGGCATCGGTAATTACAGTCGTTAGTTTGGGTGAAGGTCTAAAGCATCAAGTCGTTGGCCAGATTAATTCCCTAGGCAGCGATGTCGTGACCGTTCGCTCCGGTAAGCTGGTTCATCAGAACGGTAACCAACAGGGTTTAAACCTGCTGGCCTTCTTATCGGCTAGTACGCTAACTACCAAAGACGTTACTTCGCTAGGTAAACTCTCGTCGGTCAGCCAAGTTGTGCCTTTCGACTTTGTCACCAACAGTGCCAGCTCGACCGACACCGAAGTTGACAACGCTTATGTGATTGGCACCACCCCAAATATGCCGCAAGTTCTACACCAAAAGATGTCGTACGGTAGTTTCTTTGACGGCGACTCCGACAATTTTGCAGTTATTGGTACCAATGTGGCCCACGGCTTGTTCGGCGAGTTCAATCCCGTTGGACAGTCTCTGCAAATCCGCGGCCAAAGCTTTATTGTTCACGGCGTGCTTTCGCCAACCAATGGCGGCCTGCTTTCAATCGCCCAAACAGATTACAACAATGCTATTTTCATCCCCACAACCGCGGCTCAAGGTCTTACCGGCGACCACACCAACATCTTGCAAATCCTTCTTAAATCCAAGAATTCCTCTGACGTTTCGCAGGCCATTGCCGACGCCCAAGCTGATCTAGCGTCTAATCACGGCAACGACGATTTCACCGTTCTTAAACAAGATCAGTTGCTCGATTTAGCCGGTGGCGTAGTCAATTCTATTACCGGTTTTATATCTGGGAT
Protein-coding sequences here:
- a CDS encoding ABC transporter permease; protein product: MFSGNYKMAATYLRQTKWRSLLTMLGIIVGVASVITVVSLGEGLKHQVVGQINSLGSDVVTVRSGKLVHQNGNQQGLNLLAFLSASTLTTKDVTSLGKLSSVSQVVPFDFVTNSASSTDTEVDNAYVIGTTPNMPQVLHQKMSYGSFFDGDSDNFAVIGTNVAHGLFGEFNPVGQSLQIRGQSFIVHGVLSPTNGGLLSIAQTDYNNAIFIPTTAAQGLTGDHTNILQILLKSKNSSDVSQAIADAQADLASNHGNDDFTVLKQDQLLDLAGGVVNSITGFISGIAAVSLLVGGIGIMDIMLVSVSERTREIGVRKALGATNRQILNQFLVEGLVLTISGGVLGILVALLANVALRLYTNWQPVVNWPIILLAVGVSILVGVIFSTAPAIKAARKNPIDALRGN
- a CDS encoding ABC transporter ATP-binding protein, producing MALIELRDVSKVYGFGDATTLALDEVSLRVEKGEFVAIMGPSGSGKTTLMNIIGVLDRPSHGEYLLDGRHVARFRPNQSAKLRRDKIGFVFQSYNLLPRLNVLENVALPLAYKGMTPMRRARRASDILELVGLRDREYYMPRQLSGGQAQRVAIARALINNPSLLIADEPTGNLDSQDSRVIMELLSDLHRQGNTILMVTHNPELTRYAQRVLYMRDGGVVEDEQTAIGQMARGARKTFFEKKTLSDDEIAAGVSAIMHALPDKAKPAKKRRAKPRKTTRKRVTKKVAR
- a CDS encoding nuclear transport factor 2 family protein; the protein is MSDKEQIKDIVQSVAMLQDMKQWRQLEEFFVKNPFIDNKAMTGEMPAIIPKHRLVDGWRREIGSYFYATRHFIKKLAVRMLNSRRAKVTTQVENMHYVADHGDRYVWTVRGTIDYILVKGSNGTWRISQMIFRMSDQMVRPVGSFA
- a CDS encoding NAD(P)H-dependent oxidoreductase, translated to MNILIVYAHNEPSSFTAAMKNLATEVLARQGHTVTISDLYGSGFNPSAQKWDFVTTSGGHFNYMLEQKHAAGLGNAFAPDISAEINKVQVADFVIFVAPLWWHSVPAILKGWFDRVLAMGFAWDGGQFYEKGLLRGKQAMLVVSVGHPAEYYQSTSEHKASINQFLHPINYGTLAFCGFNVHEPFAAMNVLGMDDAAREQALKEFQFRIEHFLDSPNWLVQFSA